One Paraburkholderia agricolaris genomic region harbors:
- the flgA gene encoding flagellar basal body P-ring formation chaperone FlgA, with protein MDQPAFDLTHHASRVAAHRGSAGAVRRAARGVSRGACRLLARVAVNLAVWVAGGIVLLPASTKAQQAPDAGGAIVIPGPGEKNPAALADLAAQMQAAPAKRAGSAATLAAATAQSLAPGPVARNTDQFTRAANASGSIVIPGADEPPAAPQMIRTSFRPDANGVVTIPPPGTASGNAAGRAPAPGNSANGAGIESAIGNAPAAGGFDSLASRGEPPQLGANGKPIAAAAAAPKPAPTPAPMPTPPATIGRSPSVRQVAPAVAQQNLQPAALAQPAPLPGQQDAEAIRSAALAFLQQQSAGLPGKVDITVSPAFPRGLAACTTLEPFMPSGARLWGRMTVGVRCAGERPWTIYLQARISLRATYYLAARAMAPGEVFTAADLVARDGDLTGLPQAIVTDPSQAVGSVSLVRIAGGMPLRRDMIKSASAVSIGQTVRVVAAGQGFAISAEGSAMNNASPGQQVRVKTANGQIISGIVKDGSTVEIQL; from the coding sequence ATGGACCAGCCCGCCTTCGACCTGACGCACCACGCAAGCCGCGTGGCCGCGCATCGCGGGAGTGCGGGCGCGGTCCGGCGTGCTGCGCGTGGCGTATCCCGCGGCGCGTGCCGTCTGCTGGCTCGCGTTGCCGTGAACCTCGCGGTATGGGTCGCCGGCGGCATCGTGCTGCTGCCGGCATCGACAAAGGCTCAACAGGCTCCGGACGCCGGCGGCGCCATCGTGATTCCGGGCCCGGGTGAAAAGAATCCGGCCGCCCTCGCCGATCTGGCCGCGCAGATGCAGGCCGCGCCCGCCAAACGCGCGGGGTCCGCAGCGACGCTCGCTGCCGCGACCGCGCAGTCGCTGGCGCCGGGACCGGTCGCGCGCAACACCGATCAGTTCACGCGAGCCGCCAACGCGAGCGGTTCGATCGTCATTCCGGGCGCGGACGAGCCGCCCGCCGCGCCGCAAATGATCCGCACCAGTTTCAGGCCCGACGCGAACGGCGTCGTGACGATTCCCCCGCCTGGAACCGCATCTGGAAACGCAGCTGGACGCGCGCCCGCGCCTGGCAACAGCGCCAACGGCGCCGGTATCGAAAGCGCAATCGGCAATGCGCCGGCAGCCGGTGGCTTCGATAGCCTGGCGTCGCGTGGCGAGCCGCCTCAGCTGGGTGCGAACGGCAAACCCATCGCGGCCGCCGCAGCCGCACCCAAACCGGCGCCGACACCGGCTCCAATGCCGACACCGCCCGCCACCATCGGCCGCTCGCCGTCGGTGCGCCAGGTGGCGCCGGCTGTCGCGCAACAGAATCTGCAACCCGCCGCGCTGGCACAGCCCGCGCCGTTGCCCGGCCAGCAAGACGCCGAGGCAATTCGCAGCGCTGCGCTCGCGTTCCTGCAACAACAATCGGCAGGCTTGCCCGGCAAGGTCGACATCACCGTCTCACCGGCCTTCCCGCGCGGCCTTGCGGCCTGCACGACGCTCGAACCGTTCATGCCCAGCGGTGCGCGCCTGTGGGGCCGGATGACCGTCGGCGTGCGTTGCGCCGGCGAACGGCCGTGGACCATCTATCTGCAAGCGCGCATTTCGCTGCGCGCCACCTACTATCTGGCCGCCCGCGCGATGGCGCCGGGCGAAGTGTTCACAGCCGCCGACCTTGTCGCGCGTGACGGCGACCTGACCGGTCTGCCGCAGGCGATCGTTACGGACCCATCGCAGGCGGTCGGTTCGGTGTCGCTCGTGCGGATCGCCGGTGGTATGCCACTGCGCCGCGACATGATAAAAAGCGCGTCGGCGGTGTCCATCGGGCAAACGGTGCGGGTCGTCGCGGCCGGCCAGGGCTTTGCGATTTCCGCCGAAGGCAGCGCAATGAACAACGCCTCGCCGGGCCAGCAGGTACGGGTGAAGACGGCTAACGGCCAGATCATCTCCGGCATCGTCAAGGATGGTTCGACGGTGGAGATTCAGCTATGA